The genomic stretch TAAGTCTTGAATATCAGAATCGGCTGCTTCACTATTTACAAAGTAAACAGTAAGTTGATTATCTTTAGCAACTTGAGTTAACTTCGGTTCAAAGCGGCGACAATATGGACAACTAGGGCGACCAATAAAGAGAATAAAACCTTCTGCTACTTCTAAACACTTTTTAGCTTCTTGTGCAGTAATTTCTGTAAAAAATGATGCAAATGATGTCATCTGAATACCTCCTGTAGAAAACTTAATAATCGATGTAATTGATAAATTAATGGCGAATAAAAGCACTGTCATCAACGTCACTATTATCTGAAATATAACGTTCAACTGTCATATGCAAATCATATTTATCGCGCAATTTCGCTAAAGTAGTCATCATTGGTGAAGCATGGTGAATATCAAGGGCTTCTTGATTTTCCCAACTATCAATCAATAAAACTGTCTCAGTTTCTTTAGCCGGAAAGAAATAGTCATAGCGTAAATTACCTTTTTCAGCACGAATAGCATCTGCTATACCAGATTTTTCCATTTCTTCTACAAATCGTCTAGCACTGCCGTTTGCACCTTTATAATACAAATTAACTGTAATTGCCATAAGATCACCTTTTTCTTTTTTTGTCCATTTTAATAAATTTTGAAAACTGTTTCAAATAATTTGCACACAAAAAAAGACTGAGGTATTTTATCTCAATCTCTTTTTTAAATATGAAGTTATTAGCCCAGCGCTACATCCATTACCATCATGATAACAAAACCAACCATTAATCCAAGAGTGGCCACGTCAGTATTTCCATTTGTCTGTGATTCAGGAATCAATTCTTCTACAACTACAAACATCATAGCACCAGCTGCATAAGCTAGGGCATACGGTATGATTTGTAGCATAATAATCACTAGAGCTGCTCCTAAAACAGCCCCAATTGGTTCAACAATGGCTGACATTGCGCCAAGAAAGAAAGCTCGAAAACGAGAACTCCCATCAGCTCGAATCGGAATTGACAAAGCAGCCCCTTCAGGAATATTTTGTAAACCAATCCCAATAGCAAGTCCTAGTGCACCAATAAGCGCAGCACTAGTCATATTACCAGAAGCAAGCGCCCCAAAAGTCACTCCAACCGCTAAACCTTCTGGGAAATTATGAATGGTAATAGCCAAAAATAGCAAAGCTGTTTTTGAGAGTTTTTTCTTTGGTTGAATCCCTTCTGCTTCAGAAACATCTAACCCTAAGTGCAAGTGAGGAACAAGGGCGTCAATCAATCGGAGACTAAAGCCACCGAGTAAAAATCCAACTGCTGCGGGTACCCAAGCAAAATTACCATAATCAGCCTTAGCATAAGAAAGTGCTGGGTCAAGCAAAGACCAAAAGGACGCTGCAATCATTACTCCGGCAGCAAATCCCATCATAATATCTAGCAATTTTCGGCTAACTTTAGTAAAGAAAAAAACAACGGCAGATCCAAGAATGGTACATCCCCAAGTAAAAAGGCCTGCCAACAAGGCTAAAAAGACAACATTTTGTGTCATTAGCCAATTCATCATAAACAAATCTCCTTTTATCAATATTATCCAATAAAAACGTTTTCTATAAATTCATTCTTATTTTACCATAGGTGTAAAAGAAAAACCTAGTAAAAATACTAGGTTTGAGATAAATAAGTTTGTATCGTTGATAATTTTGCTTTCGGAACAAACATGACTTTTTGACGATGTGTGAAATCTGGTTCTTCACCATCAATAGTCAATAAGACATAACCAAGTTTTTCTCCCATCACCTTAGCGGCTGCATAGTCCCAAGGCTGAATGTAAGAAAAGTAAGCCAATAATTGTCCAGCCATAACTGCTGCCATACTAATTCCAGCACCACCATAAACACGAACCCCTAAAGTATGCTCAATCATATCATGGAGTCCATGGTAGTTATACGCAAACATATTAGCATTGCAGCCTACCAAGAATCGGTTCATTGGTCGATCTTGAAATGGTGGTAATTTTTGATCGTTCATATAAACATCAAATTGACCTCCACCACTATACAAGGTATCATCCATCACATCATAAATCAAACCAAATTGACCGACTCCATTTTCATAATAAGCAATCATAACAGCAAAATGCGTACCTTGCGCCACAAAATTGACAGTACCATCAATCGGGTCAAGTACCCAGACATTACCATCGGCAATATCGTGGTGTACACCATTTTCTTCCGCCAAGATATGGTCACTTGGATAAGCTTGCTTAATTTTGGTGATTAGTAATTCTTGAGTTGCTTTATCTAGATTCGTTACCAAATCATCAAAACGTGTCTTTTCTTCAATTTCAAGATCCTTGACCATATTAGACTTAATAAAGTCACCTGCGTCACGAATAATGTCTTTAGCAAATTGAAACTTATTTTCCAAGGGAAATGTATCCTTTCTCCTTTGCTTTAGCAGCTTTTACGGCTTGATAAGTTGAATAGCCACTGCTTTGTTGAAATTCGCGATCAATTTGTTTTTCCTGTGCTTTACTTTTCACAATTGTCTTAAAGGTTGCGTAGCTGTCTAATAAATCGCTAACAGCAACTTTCTTTTCATATGCGGCCTCAACCTGATTCAAAAAATGAAGCACTGATGCTATCTCTTCAGTGCTCCAAGACAAATCAAGTGGATAGCTGTAATTTTTCATACAAAGATGCCCAAACTCTTAAGAAAACGAATCGTTTTCCATAGCTCAACAGACATCAACCTGTTGAAGAGTTATTCCTTTCTATCCTTCAATTTCTGCTTTTATCGTTGCGTCACGCAATTCTTGTTTACGATAATCACGTGGTAAAAATGCACGAATTTCATCTTCATTAAACCCAATTTGCATGCGTTTGTTATCCAAAATGATTGGACGACGAAGCAAACCAGGATTCTTCGCAATTAAATCAATCAATTCTGAAACAGATAACTCGTCAAGATCAATATCTAACTTTTGGAAAACTTTTGAACGAGTTGAGATAATATCTTCTGTTCCATTTTCTGTGAAGGCCAAGATAGCCATTAATTCATCGCGACTAAGAGGACTGGTAATGATATTGTGTTCTTGAAATTTAACATCGTGTTCATTAAGCCAAGCTCGTGCTTTTCGGCAGCTTGTACAACTTGGTGACAAAAATAAAGTAATCATAAAACCACCTCTCTAATCTTCTTAACTTAATTATACAAAATTTTAAAAAAGTTTTCTATTTTTTCCCCAATTTTGAGCAAATTTTTTATCAGATTTTAGCTGTTCAACTAATTCATCGGCTCCAGCGAACTTAATCATGCCTCGAATTTTATCTAACCAGATAATTTCGACCGTTTCGCCATAGATATCGTTTTCAAAATCGAAAATATTTGCTTCCAGTCGCAAATCTTGGCCACCAAAAGTCACATTTTTTCCGATACTTGTCATTGAGCGGTAGCGTTTTCCCGAAACAATAATATCTGTCACGTAAACACCATCACCTGGAAGATAAACACGGTCTAAAACGGCAAGATTTGCTGTCGGGAATCCTATCGTGCGACCTCTAGCATCACCATGAACAACAATCCCTTTAGTTGAAAATTCATAGCCCAGAAGACGATTTACCTCAGAAACATTCCCTGATAGAATCTCTTGACGAATACGTGAAGAGCTAATCTTCTCTCTATTATCCTGAACTTCAGGAACTACAATAACATCACCATCAAAAATTTCTGATAAATGAGCTGCGTCTTTTCTATCGTGTCCAAACTTATAATCAAAACCAACGACAATAGTTCTTGCTCGCAAAGCTTTGATATAAGTCCTCAAAAATTCTTCTGACGACACTTTTGAAAATGCTGATGTAAAATCAACTAAGTAAAGGTCATCAACGCCATACTCAGCAAATTTTTCGTAACGCTTTTCTGGCGCCGTTAAATTCAATAATAATTCTGGTGTAAAACGAGCAAGAGCTAGACGTGGTGATTCATTAAAAGTCAAAACAGTTAAGTCTAGCTGATTGCGTTTGGCAATTTCTCTCGCTTGATCAAACAAAGCTTTGTGGCCTTTGTGAAGACCATCAAAGTATCCCAATACTAAAACACTATCTCGAGTACGTTTGATATCTCGAGCATCTTTTATTTGTTGAATATTCATTTTTTCCATTCTATTATATAAACACTTTATTTGGTTTGTATAGGTCATCACGTGGAATTAGAATAGCAACAACTTTATCTTGATAGAAAGCAGCTAATTGTTCTTCAGTTCTATCTAAAGCAATTTTACGCCCAAATGAAATCTCTGTAACTTGATCTTCTGTCAAATCTACACGTGGCAAATCCATAACGCCATACTCAATTGGCAAAAGAAATGAAAAATCATCTTGCGCAACTTTTTCAGTGATTTCAGACAAAGTCAATGCATCTTCCAATTGAAGACCAGCTGAAGCTTGGCGCTCCAAATAAGACATATGACTGGCAAAACCAAGTGATTTTCCTAAATCGACTGACAAGGTTCTAATGTAAGTTCCTTTACTACAAGCAACTTCAAAGTCAAAATAACAACAATCATCTTTGAATTCTAACGGGCTAGTGCGTTTGAAATCATAGATTGTCACATGGCGTTCAGGTCGCTCAACTGTTTGTCCAGCACGAGCATACTCATATAAACGTTTTCCATTGACCTTAACAGCTGAGTACATTGGTGGAATCTGAGTAATTTCACCAACAAAACTCGCCATAGCTTGGTCAATGGCATCTTCTGTTAGCTCTGTTGAAACTGGAGTCTTCTCAACAACTTCACCACTGGCATCTTCAGTTGTTGTTGAAAATCCTAGGCAAATCTGCCCACGATATACTTTTCCAGCTTCTGTCATATATTCAATCACACGTGTTGCTTTTCCGACAGCAATTGGCAAGACACCAACAACGTCAGGATCGAGCGTTCCACCGTGACCAATTTTCTTTTCATGTAAAATTTTACGAAGCTTAAAGACTGCATCATGGCTAGTCATTCCAGCCTCTTTTTTCAAATTAATAATTCCGTTAATCATAATTTCTATTATAACCGTTTTCAGTAAAAAAAGACAAGCTAAAACTTTGCATTGTTTTAACTTGTTTGTGTTTTTTTAAATGTCGCGTTTGACATCACTGTCAATGTCTAAAAATTCTTGAATGTCTTGTACGTATTCTAAGACACCTTGGAATTCATCATTTTCATCACGAACGGCTGCATAAGTGACATGGATGAATTTTCCCATTTTTTCAGATTTAAACCACATGACAACTTTATCGCGTTCGCCAGAGCGAAGTAATTTAAAGACTTTTTTGACTTTATCTAACACTTTTGGTGGGTGACAAAGTTCAACGTTACGTCCAATCTGACTCGGTGTACGTTTAAACACCATTTTTTCTGGAACAGTATTGTCATTAAAGTATTGGAAAATATCGTCTTTATTAACAAAGCTTATTTCCAAAGGGAGATGATTTAAAATCAGGTTGGCTTGTTCTACTGACAAATACCCGTTACCAAATGGCTGAGCAGTTGTGCGATCAACAGCTGGCTTTTCTTTTTTAGGTGTAAAGCTAATGGTGAACTGTCCCTCTGGCGTATCGATAACTTTCGTCAATTGACTATCATTTGATTCAGCATTAGTCTGACAAAAATCATCAGAATTAACTGTTACAGAAGCAGATTCTGGTTTCTCACTGTCAAATGACTCACGTTTTGGTTGCCATTTAGCTGTTGGTTTAATAATGGCATAACCATACGCGTCACTTTCATCAGCAATGGCTAACCAATCATCTTGGGTAAGAGCTTCAAGAAGAATCATCAACAAAATGGCTTCTTCCTTGAAAATCATTTCTTCAAATTCATGAGCAAAAGTTTCAAAGGCTTGTGACACTTCAGCGATTGATATTTCTGGTAATTTACCCACTGATGCTTGTGCTTTTTTAAAGAGCTCACGAATATCATCATCCACACCCCACATGACGCGTGGCGGAGCATCATGACCATGCTGTTCCATCAATGGAAAAAAGAGCTCTTCTTTACGCTTGTAATGATTATCAAATTGTCCTAGCAGTCCCATTTGAAATTTCAAACCACGTAACAAATCATCACGAAAGTCTGCATTTTCAGGTTTCTCATAGTTTTCAATAATACGGCGAATGCGCAACATAGCTGAGCGTAAAGCTAGATTTTCTTGCTTAAATACATAAACAGGATGCCCTTCTTGTTCCGCATCTGGGACATCAACATCTGACACAGCTCCTTTAAAAAGGTTAGCGTGGACATTACACAAGCCCATAACATCCTCAAAGGTAATGCCAGTCTCATCTCCCATTAACTCATGCTCCATCATTGAAATCTCAAGCGCGGAAACACCTTTAAAGGTTTGATTGAAATCTTCCTGAACAGAATCAGCATCCGCACCGTGATGCAAACGCAACAAAATATCTTTTAGTACTTCAATACGATTTTCAGTCATTGTTGCCTCCAATCACTTCATAACCGTTAAATTCAAGTACTTTTTGAATTTTATCAAGTGAGACATTAGCCAGTTTTGCTCCTGCTTTCAGAGAAGTCACTTTGCCAACGGTATTTAGCATAGTTACTTGTGCTAAAGGTTTAAAACCTAAATCAACCAAAATAGCTTTAATCTCAGGATGTTCTTTTACAACCTCAGCTACTGGTTTGGTTAAATCTATAATATTGTTCATTATAATAACCTCTTTTATTAGGGATAGGTTCATTATAGCACAAGAATTTTAAACTGACTTCATCTGTCATAAAATCTGACATCATTTTTAATCTTTCAAGGCTTCAAATTTTGCTCGCATTGTTGGATTTTTTCGGGTTAATTTTTTGACTGAAACGTCGTCAAGTTTATTGTTAGCAAGTCGAAGTTGGTTTTCGCTTGTCGTTAAAAATCGTTTTACTTCTTCCATACGACGGATTGATTTATCAATTTCATCAATGGCTTTTTTGAAGTTATTACTTGCCGAATTGTAGTTTTTCGCAAAGGCATTTTTAAAGGTTTCAAGGTCATCTTCAAAATGCGTAATGTCAATATTTTGTTCACGAACCAAGGCTAATTCTTGTTTGTACTTAAGAGAATTAAGCGCAGCATTTCGCAAAATACCAATCAATTGGATGAATAATTGCGGACGAACCACGTACATCTTTTCATATTCATGGCTAACATCGACAATTCCTGTGTTAAAGTAATCATTGTCAGCTTCTAACATGGTAACTAAAACCGCATACTCACAATTCTTTTCGCGACGGTCTCTATCTAATTCTTTGTAAAAATCTTTGTTTTTGTGTCTGGTTTTTGTCTCATCAGCTTCATTTTTCATCTCAAACATGATAGATAGTATTTCAATACCATTTTCATCAGTTTCACGATAAATGAAGTCTCCTTTTGAGCCACGGCTTGATACTTCATTATCTTTGCCGAAGGTTGCATTTGGGAAAGCATAGGCACGCACTTTATTAAATTCTGTCTCGGCATATACTTCTAAGCTTTCACCGATTGCCTTAGTTGATTGCTGAGCTTTAAAGTTTTTGTAGAATTCAACTTGTTCATTGGCAGCTTTCAATTGAGCTTCGTAATCTCTTTTAACAGATGCAAGAGATAATTCAGCTTCTTTTTCTTGGAGAGCTAATTTTGACTTAACATCATCACGTTCTTTTTCAACGCTAGCAACTGCTTCTACCAGACTTGTTTTATTTTCAAGTGATAAACGTTCGAGTTGATTTTTAAGCTCAGCTACTTCTTTATCTTTTTCCGTTAAAGCTTTTGTTAGTTCCAAATCTTTATTTGATTGGAAATTTTCCAAGCTAGATTTTAACTCGAGAATTTCTTGGTCTTTCTTAGCTAGTTGGCGTTGATTGTCAAGCTCTAAACTTTGTTTTAGCTGCTCTAATTGCGTAGTCAAATCTGCAATTTCTTTATCTTTAGCACTAGCTTGAACTTGCAAATCATTTTTTGATTTTTCTTCTAAAAGTGCCTTTTCTTTTTCTAAACGCTCATGAATTTCTTTGTCGAATTCGCTACTTCTGACTTGAGCTAGCAATTGACTGTATTCTGTTTCATTAATGGTAAAGACTGTTCCACAATGGGGACACTTAATGTTATTCATAATTTCCTCGCTTGATTTTATAATTACTCCTATTATAACAAAAAGAAGTCTCGAAGACTTCTTTTATATATCTAGAATAGGTTCTTAGCAACATCATCACGAATATGTTGCCATTCTTGGTTTGCTCTAGTAATTTTTCGCTTGTAATCTTTCAAACCTTGTTCATATCGTTGAATGAGAAAAGCTTGTTTGAGTGGCTGAAGTTTTGGTATTTGAATACTAACAATCTTTTTCGTATTCAAATTCATCACATTTTTTCCGGTATTAGTTGTCTCAAGAAGTTCTTGACCTAATTCAGATTCTAAGAATAATTTGATATATGTCCCTGAAATGTCAGCAGTCGGTCTTAAAACAGTAATGTTAGCAGAGGCAATGATTGCCCTATCTTGCTCATGAAAAACAGCGACTTTTTTAACTGTTCCTTTTGAGGCAATTAAAACATCTCCATCTTCTAAAAGGTAACGTGAGACACTGTCTTGTTCTGCATCAATCTTTTTCAAATGGTCGTAATCAATATCAGTCTCAGTCATATCACTTAAGTTAACAACCGATACATTTCCTGTATCTCCTAATTTTGAAACAGCCTTTCCTTTAAAATGCTCTGTCACGTCACTTAAAGAAACTTTGGCAATCGGATTTGCTTCATATTTCTCAATCAATTCACTCATAGCTATCTCTCCTTACATGTTAGTATTATAATACTAATTTGAACATTAAACAAGTTAAAAGAGCAGTAGACTCACTGCTCCTTTACTATTTATTCGATTTTTTCCAAGAACTCAATCAACTGATTTCAAAGCTTCTAGCATATCAACTGTTTTTAGGATATGGTTAACAAGCCAACCTAACAAGAATAGTATTCCAATAACAACGATAATTGGAATGATGTAGATTGATAAGCCAACTTCAGTCCCAAACTTAATTGAATCTGAACCAATCATATTCATAATCAGTTGATGTAAGTATTTTCCGCCAATCAATCCTACTACAATACCAATCAATGACAAACTAATCGTTTCTCGATAAATGTACATGGTCACTTCATTATCATAAAATCCAAGAACCTTAATCGTTGATAATTCTCGAATACGTTCAGCCACATTAATATTGGTTAAGTTGTAGAGAATAACCACTGCAAGTAAAATGGATATGATGATTAGAATCGTCATTGCGCCATTAAGAGAGACAACGACTGAGTTAACATTCTTAATCAGTGAAGCATTTTGGCTAACAGCTGATACACTATCCATGGCTAATAATCTTGTAGACATATCTTCGATATTCTTACTAGAATGATTTTTAAGTGTGACAAGGTAAGCATTATCTTTAACCTCTTCATCGAAGAGTTTTTCATAAGCTTTTTGTGACATAAAAAGATAATGACCAACATTCATTTCAGCAATTGCAGAGACTTTAAGAGAATGCTTATTCCCATTTTGATCTTTAAAATCAAATGAATCACCAGCTTTTATGTGATATAAGTCAGCTAATTTTTCTGATAGGACAACACCATCATCTGTTAAGGTCAAGTCTTGTGCTGTTTTAGCATCTTTCAAATGAATAAAGTCACCAAAACTTTTACCTTGACTAACCAAAATTGAAATGTCTTGCTTATCTGTCAATCCAGAAATACTTTCTGTGACATGTGATAAATATATGCTTTGGTATTTGGATACTTTTTTAGAATCTAAAACAGACGTCAACTCTTTTTGGCTACTGCTATCATCACTAGTGACCACAATCATGTCATAAGGCATCAAACGTGAAAATTGATTATCAATGATTTTTCCTAATGACGATTGAATTCCTAGTCCAGCAAATAAAAGGGCAACCGAACCGGCAACACCAAATATGGTCATCAGCATGCGCTGCTTGTATCGGAAAATATTTCGGGCAGTAACTTTATGTGTAAATGACAAACGGCGCCAAATGAAACCGATACGTTCTAAGAAAATTTTTGAACCTTTGACTGGTGGTTTTGGCAACAAAAGCTGAGAAGGTTTCTCACTAAGCTCTTTTCTAGCAATAATAAAGGCTGGCAAGACCGCACTAACAAGAGCAAATACGATTGCAATCAAAGTATACGACCAATAGAAATAATAAGTCGTACTTCCTAAAGTTGTATCACCTGTAACAATCTCAGCAATGACTCGTGACAAAATGTAATGCCCCGCAAAAATTCCCAAGATGGTTCCTGTCATGCTAGCAACAAAACCATAGATAACAAATTTCTTAATAACGTCGCTATTGCTGTAACCAAGAGCTTTTAACACTCCTGAATTAGTACGCTCTTCATCTACAAATCGCGTCATTGTTGTGAAAGTCACTAAAGCAGCAACAACATATAATACAACAGGAAAGACATTGCCAATGCTGCCAATACTTGAGGTACTTGAAATGTAGGTTTGATAACCTCCACCACCTGGCAAGGTTGAGCGAGTATACGATGTATATGTTGGCTCTTTCATAGAATCAAGCTTCGTTTTAGCGTCACTAAGCTGCTTTTCACTCTCAGTAATTTGAGCTTGGGCTTGATTGATTGATTCTTGTGCTGCTAATTGCTGCTCATTTGGTAATTGAGTGAGCATTGCTTTTTGGGCTTCCAGTTGAGATTTAGCTGCATCGACCTTTGCTTGATTAGCATCAAGTGAAGTTTGCGTTTCTGATTTTAATTGTGCTAAACGCTGGCTAGGATTATCAGAAAGCAAATCCTCTAGCGCACTTTCTTTTTTAGCTAATTTTTCCTTATATGTTTCAGAAAATGGATTTAGTTTTTTTAAATCATCATAACGAATTCTAGCAATCGTGTAAAAATCACTGTCAAAGGCTGATTCTGGAACGACGGCATAGTATTTCAATACTCCGTTTCCAGCACTTGATGTTCCAAGGCTAGATTTTGAAAGAATCTCTGAGGAATTGACAAAGCCAACAACTTTGAATGTTGTTTTTTTCAAAATGCCTTGTTCGTCAGACTGCGTAAAGGTGATATTATCACCAAGGTGGTATTTCTTTTGCATGGTTGAAGCTAAAGCAATTTCATCAGCAGCTTTGGGATAAACACCTGAAACTAACTCATATTTTGAAATACGCTTGCTGTTTGAAAACACACGAATAGCATCATCGGTATTTTTAATTGTCACATCCGTCAGATAGCCATAATCAACTTCGCTGTCTTTGATCGTTGCTAGCTCTTTTTGATCATCATCACTAAAACCATAGCTTGCAATAACTGACAAGTCCATGGTATTTTGCTTTTTAAGATAAGCACTTGCTGTCCTTTGCATGTCAGGTCCTGTTACTTTCAAGGCGACAAAGGCAAAAGCTCCAAGCATCATCAA from Streptococcus ruminicola encodes the following:
- a CDS encoding DUF2130 domain-containing protein, with protein sequence MNNIKCPHCGTVFTINETEYSQLLAQVRSSEFDKEIHERLEKEKALLEEKSKNDLQVQASAKDKEIADLTTQLEQLKQSLELDNQRQLAKKDQEILELKSSLENFQSNKDLELTKALTEKDKEVAELKNQLERLSLENKTSLVEAVASVEKERDDVKSKLALQEKEAELSLASVKRDYEAQLKAANEQVEFYKNFKAQQSTKAIGESLEVYAETEFNKVRAYAFPNATFGKDNEVSSRGSKGDFIYRETDENGIEILSIMFEMKNEADETKTRHKNKDFYKELDRDRREKNCEYAVLVTMLEADNDYFNTGIVDVSHEYEKMYVVRPQLFIQLIGILRNAALNSLKYKQELALVREQNIDITHFEDDLETFKNAFAKNYNSASNNFKKAIDEIDKSIRRMEEVKRFLTTSENQLRLANNKLDDVSVKKLTRKNPTMRAKFEALKD
- a CDS encoding Spx/MgsR family RNA polymerase-binding regulatory protein, whose product is MITLFLSPSCTSCRKARAWLNEHDVKFQEHNIITSPLSRDELMAILAFTENGTEDIISTRSKVFQKLDIDLDELSVSELIDLIAKNPGLLRRPIILDNKRMQIGFNEDEIRAFLPRDYRKQELRDATIKAEIEG
- a CDS encoding FtsX-like permease family protein; protein product: MSKKTYWKDIRKSIGSSKGRFLSIMLLMMLGAFAFVALKVTGPDMQRTASAYLKKQNTMDLSVIASYGFSDDDQKELATIKDSEVDYGYLTDVTIKNTDDAIRVFSNSKRISKYELVSGVYPKAADEIALASTMQKKYHLGDNITFTQSDEQGILKKTTFKVVGFVNSSEILSKSSLGTSSAGNGVLKYYAVVPESAFDSDFYTIARIRYDDLKKLNPFSETYKEKLAKKESALEDLLSDNPSQRLAQLKSETQTSLDANQAKVDAAKSQLEAQKAMLTQLPNEQQLAAQESINQAQAQITESEKQLSDAKTKLDSMKEPTYTSYTRSTLPGGGGYQTYISSTSSIGSIGNVFPVVLYVVAALVTFTTMTRFVDEERTNSGVLKALGYSNSDVIKKFVIYGFVASMTGTILGIFAGHYILSRVIAEIVTGDTTLGSTTYYFYWSYTLIAIVFALVSAVLPAFIIARKELSEKPSQLLLPKPPVKGSKIFLERIGFIWRRLSFTHKVTARNIFRYKQRMLMTIFGVAGSVALLFAGLGIQSSLGKIIDNQFSRLMPYDMIVVTSDDSSSQKELTSVLDSKKVSKYQSIYLSHVTESISGLTDKQDISILVSQGKSFGDFIHLKDAKTAQDLTLTDDGVVLSEKLADLYHIKAGDSFDFKDQNGNKHSLKVSAIAEMNVGHYLFMSQKAYEKLFDEEVKDNAYLVTLKNHSSKNIEDMSTRLLAMDSVSAVSQNASLIKNVNSVVVSLNGAMTILIIISILLAVVILYNLTNINVAERIRELSTIKVLGFYDNEVTMYIYRETISLSLIGIVVGLIGGKYLHQLIMNMIGSDSIKFGTEVGLSIYIIPIIVVIGILFLLGWLVNHILKTVDMLEALKSVD
- a CDS encoding DUF1858 domain-containing protein; protein product: MNNIIDLTKPVAEVVKEHPEIKAILVDLGFKPLAQVTMLNTVGKVTSLKAGAKLANVSLDKIQKVLEFNGYEVIGGNND
- the truB gene encoding tRNA pseudouridine(55) synthase TruB, with translation MINGIINLKKEAGMTSHDAVFKLRKILHEKKIGHGGTLDPDVVGVLPIAVGKATRVIEYMTEAGKVYRGQICLGFSTTTEDASGEVVEKTPVSTELTEDAIDQAMASFVGEITQIPPMYSAVKVNGKRLYEYARAGQTVERPERHVTIYDFKRTSPLEFKDDCCYFDFEVACSKGTYIRTLSVDLGKSLGFASHMSYLERQASAGLQLEDALTLSEITEKVAQDDFSFLLPIEYGVMDLPRVDLTEDQVTEISFGRKIALDRTEEQLAAFYQDKVVAILIPRDDLYKPNKVFI
- a CDS encoding putative quinol monooxygenase, which encodes MAITVNLYYKGANGSARRFVEEMEKSGIADAIRAEKGNLRYDYFFPAKETETVLLIDSWENQEALDIHHASPMMTTLAKLRDKYDLHMTVERYISDNSDVDDSAFIRH
- a CDS encoding DUF438 domain-containing protein, with the protein product MTENRIEVLKDILLRLHHGADADSVQEDFNQTFKGVSALEISMMEHELMGDETGITFEDVMGLCNVHANLFKGAVSDVDVPDAEQEGHPVYVFKQENLALRSAMLRIRRIIENYEKPENADFRDDLLRGLKFQMGLLGQFDNHYKRKEELFFPLMEQHGHDAPPRVMWGVDDDIRELFKKAQASVGKLPEISIAEVSQAFETFAHEFEEMIFKEEAILLMILLEALTQDDWLAIADESDAYGYAIIKPTAKWQPKRESFDSEKPESASVTVNSDDFCQTNAESNDSQLTKVIDTPEGQFTISFTPKKEKPAVDRTTAQPFGNGYLSVEQANLILNHLPLEISFVNKDDIFQYFNDNTVPEKMVFKRTPSQIGRNVELCHPPKVLDKVKKVFKLLRSGERDKVVMWFKSEKMGKFIHVTYAAVRDENDEFQGVLEYVQDIQEFLDIDSDVKRDI
- a CDS encoding restriction endonuclease subunit S, whose amino-acid sequence is MSELIEKYEANPIAKVSLSDVTEHFKGKAVSKLGDTGNVSVVNLSDMTETDIDYDHLKKIDAEQDSVSRYLLEDGDVLIASKGTVKKVAVFHEQDRAIIASANITVLRPTADISGTYIKLFLESELGQELLETTNTGKNVMNLNTKKIVSIQIPKLQPLKQAFLIQRYEQGLKDYKRKITRANQEWQHIRDDVAKNLF
- a CDS encoding inositol monophosphatase family protein; the encoded protein is MENKFQFAKDIIRDAGDFIKSNMVKDLEIEEKTRFDDLVTNLDKATQELLITKIKQAYPSDHILAEENGVHHDIADGNVWVLDPIDGTVNFVAQGTHFAVMIAYYENGVGQFGLIYDVMDDTLYSGGGQFDVYMNDQKLPPFQDRPMNRFLVGCNANMFAYNYHGLHDMIEHTLGVRVYGGAGISMAAVMAGQLLAYFSYIQPWDYAAAKVMGEKLGYVLLTIDGEEPDFTHRQKVMFVPKAKLSTIQTYLSQT
- a CDS encoding bifunctional riboflavin kinase/FAD synthetase, with amino-acid sequence MNIQQIKDARDIKRTRDSVLVLGYFDGLHKGHKALFDQAREIAKRNQLDLTVLTFNESPRLALARFTPELLLNLTAPEKRYEKFAEYGVDDLYLVDFTSAFSKVSSEEFLRTYIKALRARTIVVGFDYKFGHDRKDAAHLSEIFDGDVIVVPEVQDNREKISSSRIRQEILSGNVSEVNRLLGYEFSTKGIVVHGDARGRTIGFPTANLAVLDRVYLPGDGVYVTDIIVSGKRYRSMTSIGKNVTFGGQDLRLEANIFDFENDIYGETVEIIWLDKIRGMIKFAGADELVEQLKSDKKFAQNWGKNRKLF
- a CDS encoding UPF0223 family protein, with product MKNYSYPLDLSWSTEEIASVLHFLNQVEAAYEKKVAVSDLLDSYATFKTIVKSKAQEKQIDREFQQSSGYSTYQAVKAAKAKEKGYISLGK
- a CDS encoding thioredoxin domain-containing protein, whose amino-acid sequence is MTSFASFFTEITAQEAKKCLEVAEGFILFIGRPSCPYCRRFEPKLTQVAKDNQLTVYFVNSEAADSDIQDLRTAYDVPTVPGLLVAKAGHVKVVCDSSLSEEAILDFIKN
- a CDS encoding ZIP family metal transporter, which produces MMNWLMTQNVVFLALLAGLFTWGCTILGSAVVFFFTKVSRKLLDIMMGFAAGVMIAASFWSLLDPALSYAKADYGNFAWVPAAVGFLLGGFSLRLIDALVPHLHLGLDVSEAEGIQPKKKLSKTALLFLAITIHNFPEGLAVGVTFGALASGNMTSAALIGALGLAIGIGLQNIPEGAALSIPIRADGSSRFRAFFLGAMSAIVEPIGAVLGAALVIIMLQIIPYALAYAAGAMMFVVVEELIPESQTNGNTDVATLGLMVGFVIMMVMDVALG